One window from the genome of Salvia splendens isolate huo1 chromosome 9, SspV2, whole genome shotgun sequence encodes:
- the LOC121748496 gene encoding NAC domain containing protein 50-like, with amino-acid sequence MGQEVAVVATAAGAAPSPTSLAPGFRFHPTDEELVRYYLRRKACGKPFRFEAVIEIDVYKSEPWELADYSSLKTRDLEWYFFSPVDRKYGNGSRLNRATGKGYWKATGKDRAVRHKSLTIGMKKTLVFHSGRAPDGKRTNWVMHEYRLCDSELERAGVTQDAFVLCRIFQKSGLGPPNGDRYAPFVEEEWDEDAVVVVPGGDTEDDVANGDDARVECTDLDQDTPPLTMAPPQTENTTGMQSLPFLCKRERSEEDPEPLSLAQSKRGKPDENPNSSHANGSEDSTTTSQDPCTMMMTTNFTSGLLDFPLFEPKDSQQPASTLAFDSSNLEKSVPPGYLKFISNLENEILNVSMERETLKIEVMRAQAMINILQSRVELVTKENEELRRRA; translated from the exons ATGGGACAGGAGGTGGCGGTTGTGGCCACGGCTGCCGGAGCAGCGCCGTCTCCGACCTCTCTGGCGCCGGGGTTCAGGTTCCACCCCACCGATGAGGAGCTCGTCAGGTACTACCTCAGGAGGAAAGCTTGCGGGAAGCCGTTCCGGTTCGAAGCTGTTATTGAGATCGATGTCTACAAATCTGAGCCCTGGGAGCTTGCTG ATTACTCGTCTCTGAAGACTAGAGATCTCGAGTGGTACTTCTTCAGCCCTGTGGATAGGAAGTACGGGAACGGGTCTCGGCTGAATCGTGCCACGGGTAAAGGGTATTGGAAGGCGACTGGAAAGGATAGAGCGGTGCGCCATAAGAGTCTAACCATAGGTATGAAGAAGACGTTGGTGTTCCATAGCGGGCGGGCGCCTGATGGAAAGCGGACCAACTGGGTGATGCACGAGTATAGGCTCTGCGATTCAGAACTGGAACGGGCTGGAGTGACACAG GATGCGTTTGTGCTGTGTAGAATCTTCCAAAAGAGCGGCCTAGGACCCCCCAATGGGGACCGGTATGCCCCTTTTGTCGAAGAAGAATGGGATGAAGATGCAGTGGTGGTGGTGCCTGGGGGAGATACCGAAGATGATGTGGCGAATGGTGATGATGCACGAGTCGAGTGTACTGATCTCGATCAG GACACTCCGCCTCTAACGATGGCTCCTCCCCAGACTGAGAACACGACTGGGATGCAGTCTCTTCCGTTTTTGTGCAAGAGGGAGAGATCAGAAGAAGACCCCGAGCCACTCTCTTTAGCTCAGAGCAAACGGGGGAAGCCTGACGAGAATCCCAACTCGAGCCATGCTAATGGATCCGAAGATTCCACCACGACCAGCCAGGATCCTTGTACAATGATGATGACGACAAATTTTACCTCCGGACTACTGGACTTTCCTCTATTCGAGCCCAAAGATAGCCAACAGCCCGCGAGCACACTAGCATTCGACTCCTCCAACCTAGAGAAGTCGGTGCCACCTGGGTACCTGAAATTTATTAGCAACCTAGAGAACGAGATTCTGAACGTCTCCATGGAGCGGGAGACCTTGAAGATTGAGGTGATGAGAGCCCAAGCAATGATCAACATTCTTCAATCACGGGTCGAGCTAGTGACCAAAGAAAACGAGGAGCTACGGAGACGTGCCTAG